Below is a window of Mycobacteriales bacterium DNA.
GCGGGACCGAGATGCCGATCACGTTGTTGTGGTCGCCGTCGATCGAGTCGACGAACCAGCCGCCGAGGCCCTCGATGGTGAACGCGCCGGCCATGGCGAGCGGTTCGCCGGTGCTGACATAAGCGGAAATTTCGGCATCCGTGGGGGTGCCGAAGCGGATCGTCGTGCCCGCCACCGCCTCCGCCCGGCGGCCGGTCGCGACGTCGATCACGCAGTGGCCGGTGTAGAGGGTGCCGGACCGGCCGGACATCTCGTGCCAGCCGGCGATCGCGTCTTCCGCCGAAGCCGGCTTGCCGTAGCCGCGTCCCGCCAGGTCGAGCATCGAGTCGCAGCCGATGACGATGCCTGTGTCCATCGTCTTGGCGACCGCCGACGCCTTGGCGGACGCGAGTACCTGGGTGAGCTCGGCGGTGGATGGCGCGGAGAACGCGTCCTCGTCCACGCCGCTGACGATGACCTCGGGATCGAGCCCGGCCCCGCGGAGCACGGCAAGCCGGGCGGGAGAGGCTGAGGCGAGTACGACACGCACGGCTCAGAACCTTATGCGATTGACGCCTCGGCGTAGCATCGGTGCCATGCGTTTCGGCCTTGTCGGTACCGGTTACTGGGCGAGCATTACGCACGCGCCAGCGCTCGCCGCCACTCCCGGTATCACCTTCGACGCCGTCTGGGGCCGTGACCCGGTTGCCGCCGCGACCCTCGCCGCCGGGCACCGGACGACAGCGTACGCCGACTTCGACGCGTTCCTCGATGCCGTTGACGCGGTCGCGTTCGCGGTCCCGCCGCACGTACAGGCGCCGCTCGCGATCCGTGCCGCGCAGGCCGGCAAGCACCTGCTGCTCGAGAAGCCGATCGCGCTGACCATGGACGACGCCGACAAGCTGGTCGCCGCCGCCGACGAGGCGAGAGTAGCCTCGGTCGTCTTCTTCACCTGGCGGTTCAATACCGAGATCCGTGCCTGGCTCACCGACGAGCAGGCACGGGGCGGCTGGTCGGGCCACGGCTGGTCCGGCGGTGCCGGGATCTGGCTGGGCACGTCGGTTGTCGAGGGCAACCCGTTCAACACGCCGTGGCGGCAGGAGAAGGGCGGGCTGTGGGATCTCGGCCCGCATCTCGTCGGCATGCTGTGGGCCTGCCTCGGCCCGGTGGTGGCGGTGACCGCCGTGGCAGGCAAGGCGGACGTCACGCACCTGGTGCTGCGGCATTCAAGTGGTGTCACGTCGACCGCGACCATGACGATCAGTGCCCCGGAGGCGGCCGCGGGGACCACGGTATTCGTCTGGGGCGAGGCCGGGCGGTCGATTATGCCCGCCACCGCCGTCAACCCGGTGACCGCGCTGAGCGTCGCCGCCACGGAACTCG
It encodes the following:
- a CDS encoding Maf family protein codes for the protein MRVVLASASPARLAVLRGAGLDPEVIVSGVDEDAFSAPSTAELTQVLASAKASAVAKTMDTGIVIGCDSMLDLAGRGYGKPASAEDAIAGWHEMSGRSGTLYTGHCVIDVATGRRAEAVAGTTIRFGTPTDAEISAYVSTGEPLAMAGAFTIEGLGGWFVDSIDGDHNNVIGISVPLLRSLLLGLGVTIPELWAASGYRGRA
- a CDS encoding Gfo/Idh/MocA family oxidoreductase, whose amino-acid sequence is MRFGLVGTGYWASITHAPALAATPGITFDAVWGRDPVAAATLAAGHRTTAYADFDAFLDAVDAVAFAVPPHVQAPLAIRAAQAGKHLLLEKPIALTMDDADKLVAAADEARVASVVFFTWRFNTEIRAWLTDEQARGGWSGHGWSGGAGIWLGTSVVEGNPFNTPWRQEKGGLWDLGPHLVGMLWACLGPVVAVTAVAGKADVTHLVLRHSSGVTSTATMTISAPEAAAGTTVFVWGEAGRSIMPATAVNPVTALSVAATELAVGATAGRLSHPVDVRFGRDIVKVLTDAEAQLRPN